The genomic window AGGTCGAGCACGTTTCCGCGGAGCAGGAAATCCTTGAAACCCTTCAGCATCTGACATCCCCTCGTGTGTCGGACTTCTCGGGGAAACCCTAGTGCAGGGTGACGGTGATCGCGTCGGTCAACGACGCGGCGGCCACGGCGCCGGCCTCGCTCGCGGGCAGGGCGAGCATCACGATCCGCTCCCGCCGGGTACCGGACGAGGATTCGGGGGACACCAGCACGACGGCGGCATCGGAGGCCAGGACGGTGGCCGACGGCGGCGTGGCCGTGGAACCACCGGTGTCGTGGCCGCGCACGGTGAGCACGTCGACGCGGTCGCCTTCCCGGATCACGTCCGCGACACCGGTGTCGGTCAGGCGTACCGGCACCACGCGCGCGTCGGGTGACCCGGCCGCGGCCGCGGCGAGGCGTGGTCCCAGTACCCGGAGGTCGGTGAGGATCTCGCCACCGCGGACGGGAGCGGCGACGGTACGCCCGGTGACACCGTCGATGCGTTGCACGCTGCCCTGTGGCAGCTCGCTGCCGGGTCGGTCGACGATCCGGACGTCGGCGTCGGTGAGGACATCTCCGGGGGTCAGGTCGCGGGCGGCGACGACCACTGGTTCACCGGCGGCGACGCGGGCGTCCCGGACGAAGAGGGCCACCGCGATCAGTACGAGGACGACGGCGGCGGTCCGGCGGGCGGTGTCCGACCGGATCAGGTCCGGGCGCAGTCGTGCACCGAGACGGCCACCGAGGGACGGCGCGAGAGAGCGGGTGCCGTGGGGGTCCCGCCGACGGGACGGTGCGTGGGCCATGCCCGGAACGCTAGAGCCGCGGGTGCTGCCGGCCCCCGTCGAAAGCGGCGTTCAGCGCCGGCCTGTGGATGAACGAGGAGCTGTGGACAACTCTGCTGCGGGGTCAGCTCGCGGCGGCCGGCGCGGAGGTGCCTGACGACGTGGACGATGCAGAAGACGTGCTCGCCGAGTCGCTCTTCTTCGCGGGCTCGCTCGCGGTGGTGGACCCGCCGCCCCGGCTGTC from Prescottella sp. R16 includes these protein-coding regions:
- the cpaB gene encoding Flp pilus assembly protein CpaB, whose protein sequence is MAHAPSRRRDPHGTRSLAPSLGGRLGARLRPDLIRSDTARRTAAVVLVLIAVALFVRDARVAAGEPVVVAARDLTPGDVLTDADVRIVDRPGSELPQGSVQRIDGVTGRTVAAPVRGGEILTDLRVLGPRLAAAAAGSPDARVVPVRLTDTGVADVIREGDRVDVLTVRGHDTGGSTATPPSATVLASDAAVVLVSPESSSGTRRERIVMLALPASEAGAVAAASLTDAITVTLH